From Spirochaetota bacterium:
AAAATCCAGGGACGTTCCCGCCGAATTTGTCCTCGCTATATAATGCTTCCCATCCGCATAGAAATCCAGATCATGATCCTTGTAGTAGTTATAACCGCTCGTAATGGCTCCATCCAGAGCCGTTGCAGTAGTAACTTTTCTGAATGAATTTTGCGGAGCCAGGAATCGGAGGAATGTTCCATCGGTCTTATTTACCAAACCATGAGCATAATCACCGGTAAGTGATTTCAAAGCCGCGATGGTATCCCCTACAGGGTTCAGGCTGTTCAGATTGAGCCCCAAGGTCTCGTAGGTTTCCGTTGTGGCCGATGTACGGCCCTTAAAGGTTACGCCAAGAGAGAAAAATTCAACATTTGTTGTATTGACAAAACAGACCGGTTTGCCGTTCGAAGCCGGCGTGGCGCAGTTTAATTCAACAAAATCCCATCGGTCCTGACCTCCAACAAGGCTAGTCGGGTCTCCAGAGGGTAAGGTGAAGGCAAAGGTTGTCCTATACCCTGGGGGTCTGCAACTCTTGATCCTATAGCCATGTCAGCCTTCTTGTCCAGGGTGATGGTCAGGTGGCTGGATCCGGCGAGTGAATAAGTAGCATCGGTGAGATCACGAAAAGGAATCTTCAATATGCGGTATTTCCCTGAGGTATCCAGGGGCAGCTGGCTTAATGTGAAATCACGGGTATTGTCGAAATTGGCCCCGCCCGAGACACCCGAAGTGCTGTCAACAATTTGAAATACAGGCTGGGTCCAATCATCGTACGAAGCTCCGCCGCCGGTGAGCCAAGTAATATTATAGATGTCTGCGCTGGTTAGCAACATTTTATTAGCCGTTACAGTGAAATGAACGGTATGGATGCTACTTACACGATTGTCGATCATGACCTGAAAGTAAGTAGTATCGTCAGCTGGAGGATTGGGGATAACTCCTCCCGCCGCCGCCAGGAGGATAACGGCCAGGGCCAGCTCATCATTCTTATCCGCGTCCTTGGCCTTTTTTATATCGCAGGCAGTGAATGACAGGGCCGACACAATCATCGTCATTGCCACCATTACCGCGAGGGGCGTTTTAGACAGAAGGGTCATAGCCTTTCTAAAGGTATTCATCATCGATACTCCTGGGCTTGATATATTTTTGTGAATAAATGTTTACGAGGGAATCACCGTTGCGGACTGAGCGATGAAGTAAAATAAAGTCCTTTTTCACACAATTTCTCTTCAATTGATCAATTTGATTGTATACAATATCAGTGTCAATTATTATATTACAGTTATTAAAAAAGACAAGACGCGCCGCGAACCCTCACCCCTTCGGCCGTATCTTCCAGGTGAAGGATAGAAGCAGGATGGCGATCACCGTAGCCACGTACATGGCATAAATCACCGCGTCCCATCCATAGGCGGGATTACCCGCCAGGAGGCCCAGCCCCTTGGCCTGGACCGTGCGGCCCGCGTACCCGAAGAGGCCCACGAAGCCCGCCGCGATGCCCACGGCCTTCTTCGACGACATGTCCAGGGCCGCCACGCCGAGGAGCATCACCGGCGGATACACGAAAAAGCCGATGACCCCCAGGAAGACCATGTCGAGCCAGAGCCTCCCGGCCGGGTTCAGGTGTAGCCCCATGAAGGCGAAGAGGATGGGGACCATGCAGAGGAGGCTCACCATACCGCGGCGGCCACCGGCCCGGTCGGAGAGCCATCCCATGAGGATGGTGCTGGGTATGCCGGCGAACTCCAGCACGAAGACGCCGAGGCCGCCCCCGGCCAGGGTGGCGCGCTTCACCTCCTTCAGGTAGGTGGGCCCCCAATCGAGCATGCTGTAGCGGACGATGTACACGAAGAAGTTGGCGAAGGCGAAGAGCCAGAGCTTTTTATTCCTGATGACGTGATCGACCAATAGCTCCCTGGTCGTAAGCTCCCGCTCATGGTCTTCCTTCATCTCGGCGGGATAATCGTTACGGTATTCCTCGATGGGCGGGAGGCCGACGGACTGGGGCGTATCGCGGAGGCGCAGAAAGATGTAGACCGCGCCGATACAGGCAATGACGCCGGGCACGGTGAAGGCGCCGCCCCATCCCCACCGGCCGGCCGCCCAGGCCGCCGTGACACCGGCGAGGCCGCCCCCGACGTTGTGGGCGATATTCCATAGGGAGAAAATGGCTCCCCGCTCCCTCACGCTGAACCAGTGTCCCAGGGACCGTCCGCAGGGGGGCCACCCCATTCCCTGCACGAAGCCGTTCAGGCCCCAGAGGGCGACATGAAGGGGATAGCTCTGCACCCCGCCAAAGATGAAATTGATGAGCGCCGTGAGGATGAGCCCGGAGGCCATGAAGCGCCGGGGGTTGCATCGGTCCGATACCGCGCCCATGACGAACTTGCCCAGGCCGTAGGAAAGGGCGCTCACCGCGAGGATATCGCCGATCATGGCGTGGTCGTAGCCGAGGGCGGCCCCCATCTCCTTGGAGACCACCGCGAGGTTGTTACGCACCACGTAAAAGACAGCGTACCCGATGAAGGTGGCTTCAAGGATGCTCCAGCGGAAACGCGGATAGAGCCTCTTCACCTCATCGGGGGGACGCCGTTCGATATGGGGCGCCGGTCTGAAGAATCGCGCGGCGGCTCTGAACATGGGCCTCTCACCTATTCGTTTTATTTATCCTGATGCCGAACTTCTTTGAAGACACGGCGGGAAACCCTTCCGGAGGAACGTCCGGGATCCGCTCAACGAGCCAGCCGCTGCGGCGCGCGTAGGAGGCGACGCTCTCGGCCTCGCCGGCCTCCACGTGCTCGTCGGGGTTGATGATCATCCGCATTCCCCTGCTGCACTCGATCATCTCACGGTCGCCGCGGCTGTTCCCCGCCGCGAAGAGGGGCGCCTCCTGCACGAAGGTTTCCACCGCCTCCTTCTTTCCCCGGTCCTGGGGAACCGGGAGCACCATGGTCCCGGTGATCCTGCCGCCGTGGACCACGGACTTCACGCCGATGACGTTGGTCACGGGAATGCCCAGGGCCCGGGACAGGAAGGGCCGGTACATAACCTCGGGGCTCGCCGAAATGATCCACACCTCGAAGCCGTTCTTTTTCAGGAGCGAGATCAGATCCCGCATCTGGGGAAAGATCTTGTCTTTATAATAGTCGCGGAAGCAGCGGTCGCCGATATCCTCCAGGGAACACACCGTGTCTCCCTCGAAGAAGCGCACCCGCAGCTGCACATATTCGATGGATACATTGGAGAGGGGCCGCATACGATTGATGACATCAGGTTTCTTGCCAGGATTTTCAAGGGCTGCCTGGAACAGGCACTCGTCTGCCAGGTAGTGGGGAGCCTGGCCGATGACGGTGCCGTCTCCGTCAAAGACCGCGATCTTTCTTCCCTTTTCTGCCGCGCTTCTTTTCAGGAAGAGCTCCAGCTCCCGGTTGGTCCTGTCGCTGAAGCCCCGGATGGGCGTAAACTCGGCCGAGGGACCGCAGGAAATAATTAGCAATACTAAACAAGTAATCGTGAAGCCGGCGCGGAAGATGGAATTATTACGGACATGTAACATTTAAATACTTAATGGGAAAAAAACATTGTCTGTCAAGATATTATTGCCCTATTGTGGCACCGGCGTAAAGCCCAATGCGAACCATGCCATGCACCCCAAAGATTTGAAATGAACCATTAAAAATACTTTACATAAACGGTAATTCACTATATCTGTTTAACGGAAACCCGGAACACCCTATGACAACACCACCACGCTGCAACCGGCCCGATGACGGCAAACCCAGGGATGAATGCGGAATATTCGGAATTTACGGCCACCAGAAGGCGGCCAACCTCGCCTACCTGGGCCTGTACGCGCTCCAGCACCGGGGCCAGGAATCGTCGGGCATAGCGTCATCGGACGGGGCCCACATCTACCGCTACGCCGGCATGGGCAAGGTCGTCGATATCTTCACCGAAGAGCACATCA
This genomic window contains:
- a CDS encoding MFS transporter codes for the protein MFRAAARFFRPAPHIERRPPDEVKRLYPRFRWSILEATFIGYAVFYVVRNNLAVVSKEMGAALGYDHAMIGDILAVSALSYGLGKFVMGAVSDRCNPRRFMASGLILTALINFIFGGVQSYPLHVALWGLNGFVQGMGWPPCGRSLGHWFSVRERGAIFSLWNIAHNVGGGLAGVTAAWAAGRWGWGGAFTVPGVIACIGAVYIFLRLRDTPQSVGLPPIEEYRNDYPAEMKEDHERELTTRELLVDHVIRNKKLWLFAFANFFVYIVRYSMLDWGPTYLKEVKRATLAGGGLGVFVLEFAGIPSTILMGWLSDRAGGRRGMVSLLCMVPILFAFMGLHLNPAGRLWLDMVFLGVIGFFVYPPVMLLGVAALDMSSKKAVGIAAGFVGLFGYAGRTVQAKGLGLLAGNPAYGWDAVIYAMYVATVIAILLLSFTWKIRPKG
- a CDS encoding haloacid dehalogenase-like hydrolase, which codes for MLIISCGPSAEFTPIRGFSDRTNRELELFLKRSAAEKGRKIAVFDGDGTVIGQAPHYLADECLFQAALENPGKKPDVINRMRPLSNVSIEYVQLRVRFFEGDTVCSLEDIGDRCFRDYYKDKIFPQMRDLISLLKKNGFEVWIISASPEVMYRPFLSRALGIPVTNVIGVKSVVHGGRITGTMVLPVPQDRGKKEAVETFVQEAPLFAAGNSRGDREMIECSRGMRMIINPDEHVEAGEAESVASYARRSGWLVERIPDVPPEGFPAVSSKKFGIRINKTNR